A genomic region of Zygotorulaspora mrakii chromosome 7, complete sequence contains the following coding sequences:
- a CDS encoding lysophospholipase family protein (similar to Saccharomyces cerevisiae PLB2 (YMR006C); ancestral locus Anc_6.41), protein MLLKNLLFPITLLFISLVGAWSPSNGYAPSRVSCDNDTNLIREANGLSANETDWLQKRDIYTRYALKSFLTRANNSFSNHSIISELFSNDSNVPKIGIACSGGGYRAMLSGAGMIAAMDNRTGGALDHGLGGLLQSSTYLAGLSGGSWLVGSLAWNNWTSVQDIINSTPENDSIWDLTHSIASPGGVDVNKSAERWEVITEDIMSKAALGFPVTLADYWGRALSYNFFPSLPDGGVGYTWSSLRDSEVFTSGQMPFPISVADFRSPYTTISSRNSSVFEFNPFEIGSWESSVNAFSDIKYLGTQTSNGVPVNKGQCVEGFDNAGFIMGTSSTLFNPSMSPVIGMLMNGGTVASIFQKAIANDSNDVANYAPNPFKDVTFATDDSGETIVQSDYLYLADGGEDGETIPLVPLLQQDRDLDVIFALDSSSDTITSWPDGSSLVNTYERQFSSQGKNIAFPYVPDQSTFEILQLNKKPTFFGCDARNLTDLKYIPPLVVYIPNTAYSFNSNQSTFKMSYTPAERLEMMENGFEAATMGNFTHDPEFMTCIGCAIIRRKQQSFNATLPEECDSCFSRYCWSGELSENYPGVTTGNQTLTSNVTSISSTATLEPSITSMSTETLSISSATASPSSTIVMRGAGSTYLRPTFDMKCLAVIIFTSGVFGFIL, encoded by the coding sequence atgttactaaaaaatcttctttttcccatCACTTTGTTGTTCATCTCGTTGGTAGGTGCTTGGTCACCTAGCAATGGCTATGCACCTAGTAGAGTTTCCTGTGATAATGACACTAATTTAATAAGAGAAGCGAACGGCCTATCTGCCAATGAGACCGACTGGCTGCAGAAAAGAGACATTTATACACGGTATGCcttgaaaagtttcttGACTCGAGCCAATAACAGTTTTTCAAACCACTCGATAATCTCAGAATTGTTCAGTAATGACTCGAACGTTCCAAAGATTGGAATTGCATGTTCTGGTGGTGGCTACCGTGCCATGTTAAGTGGTGCTGGTATGATCGCCGCAATGGACAACAGAACTGGTGGCGCTCTGGATCATGGCTTGGGTGGTCTCCTTCAAAGTTCCACATATCTTGCTGGACTTTCCGGAGGATCCTGGTTGGTAGGGTCACTGGCATGGAATAACTGGACTTCCGTTCAGGATATCATCAATAGCACACCCGAAAATGATTCCATTTGGGACTTGACGCATTCTATCGCCTCTCCAGGCGGAGTAGACGTCAATAAATCTGCCGAAAGATGGGAGGTAATCACCGAAGACATAATGTCAAAGGCTGCGCTTGGATTTCCGGTGACTCTGGCAGACTACTGGGGCCGTGCTTTATCTTACAATTTTTTCCCATCTTTACCTGATGGTGGTGTAGGCTATACATGGTCTTCTTTGAGGGATTCTGAAGTTTTTACGAGTGGTCAAATGCCCTTTCCCATTTCTGTCGCCGATTTCAGATCTCCTTACACTACAATTTCCAGCAGGAATAGttcagtttttgaattcaatcCATTTGAGATAGGCTCTTGGGAATCCTCTGTAAATGCATTCAGTgatatcaaatatttggGTACCCAAACGTCGAATGGTGTTCCGGTGAACAAAGGTCAATGTGTCGAGGGGTTCGATAATGCTGGTTTCATTATGGGAACATCATCAACCCTGTTTAACCCTAGTATGTCACCAGTGATTGGAATGCTAATGAATGGTGGAACTGTTGCTTCTATTTTCCAGAAAGCTATTGCCAATGATTCTAATGACGTTGCTAACTATGCTCCAAATCCATTCAAAGATGTCACATTCGCAACCGATGATTCTGGGGAGACGATAGTACAGAGTGACTATCTTTACCTCGCTGACGGGGGTGAAGATGGTGAAACTATTCCATTAGTTCCCCTGCTTCAACAGGATCGTGATTTGGATGTTATTTTTGCGTTGGACAGTTCATCTGATACTATCACGAGTTGGCCAGATGGTAGTTCATTAGTGAATACTTATGAACGTCAATTCAGCTCTCAAGGTAAAAATATAGCCTTCCCATATGTTCCGGACCAATCAACATTTGAGATTCTGcaattgaacaaaaagCCTACCTTCTTTGGATGTGATGCCAGAAATTTAACAGACTTAAAGTATATTCCACCACTTGTCGTTTACATTCCAAATACCGCATACTCTTTTAATAGTAATCAGAGTACATTCAAAATGTCTTACACACCAGCTGAACGCCTCGAAATGATGGAGAACGGTTTTGAAGCAGCAACGATGGGTAATTTTACACATGATCCAGAATTTATGACATGTATTGGATGCGCCATTATTAGACGTAAACAACAGAGTTTTAATGCTACGTTACCTGAAGAGTGTGATTCATGCTTTTCACGCTACTGTTGGAGTGGAGAATTGAGTGAAAATTATCCAGGTGTCACTACAGGGAATCAAACGCTAACCTCGAACGTGACTTCAATTTCGTCAACGGCAACGTTGGAGCCATCAATTACCTCGATGTCCACGGAAACCTTGTCAATATCTTCTGCTACCGCGTCTCCTTCCTCGACAATCGTGATGAGAGGTGCTGGATCAACTTATTTGAGACCCACATTTGATATGAAATGTCTCGCGGTAATTATATTTACTTCAGGCGTGTTTGGTTTCATTTTGTAA
- the TAF4 gene encoding Taf4p (similar to Saccharomyces cerevisiae TAF4 (YMR005W); ancestral locus Anc_6.40), translating to MSVKREGGAMDPLAKRSKSNTPAQDTEPAFDLGNSQMSRTSSISQQSGGSGNFSTVVPMAFDNTGDNSDGMSLPKKSMPTTDLKKSDSNSTANLLALPKKDEKKKSKAQSKSGQASSSQGAEISSGNKPPQTDPNKMQDVLFSAGVDIREEEALLNSSMNASKSQTQTANMKMPNRQAFLHPDQVGAFMKKVSKEQNFTQNFTKNSEVLRVMSSACEMYMKDVITNSLVISRHRRRAVTLNSGRRSELSASLRSMALVQKKEEERRVKKRIALGLEKEDFENKMDSEETLHRASNVTAGLRAGSKKQYGWLTSSTSKPTAMGSKTLGKVASAIAARGDSGLRFREAREEPGIVMRDLLYALENRHNGTHNVISKGYARIRD from the coding sequence ATGTCAGTGAAACGTGAAGGTGGCGCGATGGATCCGCTAGCGAAAAGATCCAAATCTAATACCCCTGCGCAGGATACGGAGCCTGCCTTTGATTTGGGGAATTCACAAATGTCTCGTACTAGTTCTATATCTCAGCAGTCAGGTGGATCTGGGAATTTCTCTACAGTTGTGCCAATGGCCTTTGATAACACGGGAGATAATTCTGATGGAATGTCCTTGCCCAAAAAATCGATGCCGACGACAGATctcaaaaaatctgataGCAACTCCACTGCAAATCTACTGGCACTGCCcaagaaagatgaaaagaaaaaatccaaaGCTCAGAGTAAAAGTGGTCAAGCTTCCAGTTCTCAAGGGGCGGAGATTTCATCAGGAAACAAGCCACCGCAGACCGATCCAAATAAAATGCAGGATGTATTATTTTCGGCTGGTGTGGATATCAGGGAGGAGGAAGCACTTCTGAACTCATCTATGAATGCATCAAAGTCGCAGACACAAACAGCAAACATGAAAATGCCCAATCGTCAAGCTTTTCTCCATCCTGATCAGGTCGGCGCCTTTATGAAGAAAGTCAGTAAAGAACAGAATTTTACCCAGaactttacaaaaaattctgagGTTTTGCGTGTCATGTCTAGTGCATGTGAAATGTATATGAAAGACGTAATAACAAACTCACTGGTAATATCCAGACATAGAAGAAGAGCTGTCACTTTGAATTCgggaagaagaagtgaaCTATCTGCGTCGTTGAGGTCGATGGCtttggttcaaaaaaaggagGAAGAAAGACGTGTGAAAAAGCGAATAGCGTTGGGGCtagagaaagaagacttTGAGAATAAGATGGACTCCGAAGAAACCCTACACAGGGCTTCGAATGTCACTGCTGGTCTGCGAGCAGGTAGCAAAAAGCAATATGGTTGGCTGACCTCATCCACAAGTAAACCAACTGCCATGGGATCAAAAACCCTTGGGAAAGTTGCTTCTGCCATTGCAGCTAGAGGCGATAGTGGACTGAGATTCAGAGAGGCGAGGGAAGAGCCGGGTATAGTAATGAGAGATTTATTATATGCATTAGAGAACAGGCATAACGGAACTCACAATGTGATTTCGAAGGGATATGCAAGAATTAGGGATTAA
- the RCL1 gene encoding rRNA-processing endoribonuclease (similar to Saccharomyces cerevisiae RCL1 (YOL010W); ancestral locus Anc_6.39), translated as MSSNQPFVVFEGSRNFRLRIVLATLSGKAIKIVKIRSSDLNPGLRDHEVSFLRLIESVTNGSNIEISYTGTTIIYRPGIIIGGSVTHNCSKDRPVGYFVEPLLYLAPFSKKKFSIMLRGITSSHNDAGVEAIKWGLMPVMEKFGVRECALHTLKRGAPPLGGGEVHLIVDSLIAQPITMHELDRPSISSIRGVAYSTRVSPSMVSRMIDGAKRVLKQVGCEVNITADVWRGENSGKSPGWGITLVASNKKGWCYFSEKIGDAGAIPEDVGATVAYHLLEEISKSGAVGRNQLALAIVYMVIGKEDIGRLRITKEQVDEKFIHLLRDIKSIFGTEVYLKPVDDGTTDFIATVKGIGFTNTSKKIV; from the coding sequence ATGTCTTCTAATCAACCGTTCGTTGTTTTCGAGGGATCCAGAAACTTTAGACTGCGGATAGTTTTAGCGACGTTATCAGGAAAAGCTATAAAGATTGTAAAGATTCGTTCAAGTGATCTGAACCCAGGTTTAAGAGATCACGAAGTATCTTTTTTAAGACTAATAGAATCAGTTACAAATGGTAGTAACATCGAAATCTCATATACCGGTACAACGATAATTTATAGGCCTGGTATCATTATAGGTGGATCCGTAACACAcaattgttcaaaagataGACCGGTTGGGTACTTTGTGGAACCACTGTTGTATTTGGCTCccttttcgaaaaaaaagttttctaTAATGCTCAGAGGCATTACGTCTTCGCATAACGATGCAGGTGTTGAAGCAATAAAATGGGGGTTAATGCCAGTGatggaaaaatttggagTCAGAGAGTGTGCTTTACACACGTTGAAAAGAGGTGCACCACCCCTTGGCGGTGGTGAAGTCCACTTAATCGTGGACTCTTTGATAGCTCAGCCTATCACAATGCATGAGCTAGACAGGCCGTCTATATCTTCCATAAGAGGAGTTGCATATTCAACAAGAGTGAGTCCTTCTATGGTGAGTCGAATGATTGACGGGGCTAAAAGGGTACTGAAACAGGTAGGATGTGAAGTTAATATCACTGCGGATGTATGGAGAGGTGAGAATTCTGGTAAAAGTCCAGGATGGGGCATCACTTTAGTTGcatcaaacaaaaaaggtTGGTGTTATTTTTCTGAGAAGATAGGTGACGCTGGTGCTATTCCGGAAGATGTTGGAGCAACAGTAGCGTATCATCTATTGGAAGAAATTTCGAAAAGCGGAGCCGTTGGTAGGAACCAACTTGCCCTTGCCATAGTCTATATGGTCATTGGCAAGGAAGATATTGGAAGACTTAGAATCACAAAAGAACAGGTTGACGAAAAATTCATTCACCTACTAAGAGACATAAAAAGTATTTTTGGCACAGAAGTTTACTTGAAGCCTGTTGATGATGGTACAACTGATTTCATTGCTACTGTAAAGGGTATCGGTTTCACAAACACAAGCAAAAAAATAGTATAG
- the MVP1 gene encoding Mvp1p (similar to Saccharomyces cerevisiae MVP1 (YMR004W); ancestral locus Anc_6.38): protein MDLFDEPDPWRSGATKSNVHEYSSEWVSATAKLPKSSELDTNIPRVSLSELDNRNQGFLTESADALEHSIWNDAMIKKDKKEQPFKDIVGNITAVGAPGILEDLEEADKKLVTDSEGETSEDLNDWLNSVKKTFKPLSMDIVTVEELPDKEGILFKHTNYQVKHLVDLPNTETSKDRTVIRRYSDFVWLQDVLLRRYPFRLIPDLPPKKIGSQNNDKTFLERRRQGLTRFINLVMKHPVLCNDDLVLTFLTVPADLSGWRKQASYDTSEEFSDKKITSNFMRIWRKELSDQWNEADASIEKTVETWMRITIVLERYQRRIRQIAHERSLLSSFVEDFSQNVNKLYPVEQSSTIVDIHSHFGDIKKHLGTTCDLINKEATDTSEELIPKFRIFIDILLSLRGLFERYKIMATNNVPLLQRRVEINTEKLKSMRDKADASGVEYDRITVAIQRDKKSINEELNRAWLIRECILEEFAIFQATQFLISRAFQQWSKLNANYLGLNLNEWENLTEKLTEMPTSFE, encoded by the coding sequence ATGGATTTGTTTGACGAGCCAGATCCCTGGCGTTCTGGCGCTACAAAGTCCAATGTACACGAATACTCCAGCGAATGGGTTTCAGCTACTGCGAAATTGCCAAAGTCTTCAGAGTTGGACACAAATATTCCTCGAGTTTCCTTGAGTGAGCTTGATAATCGCAATCAAGGATTTTTGACAGAGTCTGCAGATGCGTTGGAACATAGCATTTGGAATGATGCCatgatcaaaaaagataagAAAGAGCAACCTTTTAAGGACATCGTTGGTAATATAACCGCAGTAGGAGCACCTGGTATACTTGAAGACTTGGAAGAAGCagataaaaaattggtGACGGACAGTGAGGGAGAGACATCAGAAGATCTCAATGATTGGTTGAATTCCGTCAAGAAAACATTTAAACCATTAAGCATGGACATTGTCACCGTCGAAGAACTGCCAGACAAAGAGGGAATTCTTTTCAAGCACACCAACTATCAGGTTAAACACTTGGTCGATTTACCCAATACCGAAACGTCAAAGGATCGTACCGTGATAAGGCGGTATTCGGATTTCGTTTGGTTGCAAGATGTTCTACTTAGACGGTATCCATTTAGGCTCATCCCAGATCTACCACCAAAGAAGATAGGTTCACAGAATAATGataaaacatttttggaGCGAAGAAGGCAAGGCCTTACCAGATTCATCAACCTAGTTATGAAACATCCCGTGTTGTGCAATGATGATCTTGTATTAACTTTTCTCACTGTTCCCGCAGACCTTTCAGGATGGAGAAAACAAGCTAGCTATGACACATCTGAAGAGTTTAGTGATAAGAAAATCACCAGTAATTTCATGAGAATATGGAGGAAAGAATTGTCTGATCAATGGAATGAAGCAGATGCTTCAATCGAGAAGACAGTGGAGACGTGGATGCGAATTACCATTGttttggaaagatatcaaagGCGAATTAGGCAAATCGCGCATGAGCGGTCGTTGCTATCGtcatttgttgaagatttttctcaaaatgtTAATAAGTTGTATCCTGTTGAACAAAGTAGTacaattgttgatattcaTAGCCATTTCGGGGACATAAAAAAGCACCTAGGAACAACTTGTGATCTCATTAATAAAGAAGCAACAGACACTTCAGAGGAGTTGATCCCAAAGTTTAGGATATTTATAgatattcttctttctttgagaGGACTCTTCGAGCGGTATAAAATAATGGCTACAAATAATGTACCTCTTTTACAAAGACGGGTCGAGATTAATACAGAGAAGCTGAAATCCATGAGGGATAAGGCCGATGCCAGTGGAGTAGAGTATGATAGAATCACGGTTGCCATTCAAAGAGATAAAAAGAGTATTAATGAAGAGCTCAATAGAGCCTGGTTAATTCGAGAATGTATATTGGAGGAGTTCGCGATTTTCCAAGCTactcaatttttgatttccaGAGCATTTCAACAGTGGTCAAAACTTAATGCCAATTATTTGGgtttaaatttgaatgaatgGGAAAATTTGACTGAAAAGTTGACTGAAATGCCCACATCTTTCGAATAA
- the MDM12 gene encoding ERMES complex subunit MDM12 (similar to Saccharomyces cerevisiae MDM12 (YOL009C); ancestral locus Anc_6.37) yields the protein MSFEIDWSELESDVRLNESIRKHLNSYLETVSLPSYVGNLRILNFDLGKIAPNITLREISDPLNDFYEAISEDLEQSGSDTEKVEKSPNDVQFLAEVEYNGDMLITVAADLVLNYPTTSFMTLPVKLTISNIGLHSLCLAASLQKQVFISFLCDVSDSRLDTQDSILDASGSLLAPRRSLEQMRLIRSMKIETEIGGPHEEEGSMLRSVGKLEEFLLEKFQELLRKELAWPSWINLDLSDDEEINNVDDCNEEHEAL from the coding sequence AtgtcatttgaaattgactGGAGTGAATTAGAATCTGATGTTAGGTTAAATGAGTCTATAAGAAAACACCTGAATTCGTATTTGGAAACAGTAAGTCTCCCTAGCTATGTAGGAAATTTGAGAATTCTGAATTTTGATTTAGGCAAAATAGCGCCCAACATAACATTAAGAGAAATATCTGATCCGTTAAATGATTTTTATGAAGCTATAAGTGAAGATCTCGAACAATCAGGTTCAGATACCGAAAAGGTGGAAAAGTCTCCCAATGACGTACAATTTCTTGCAGAAGTGGAATATAATGGGGACATGCTCATAACAGTTGCCGCTGACCTAGTATTGAACTATCCGACAACTAGTTTCATGACTTTGCCTGTGAAGCTTACCATCAGTAATATTGGGCTCCATTCATTATGCTTGGCAGCTTCCTTGCAAAAGCAGGTATTCATAAGTTTCCTTTGTGATGTAAGCGATAGTAGACTAGATACGCAGGACTCCATTCTTGATGCCAGCGGATCGCTATTGGCTCCAAGAAGGTCTTTGGAACAGATGAGACTAATTCGTAGCATGAAAATCGAGACAGAAATAGGTGGACCACACGAAGAGGAAGGATCAATGCTACGAAGTGTGGGTAAACTAGAAGAATTTTTACTGGAGAAATTTCAGGAACTACTGCGTAAGGAATTAGCTTGGCCAAGTTGGATCAATTTGGACTTATCCGATGACGAAGAGATCAACAATGTTGATGATTGCAATGAGGAGCACGAAGCACTGTAA
- the COQ10 gene encoding ubiquinone-binding protein COQ10 (similar to Saccharomyces cerevisiae COQ10 (YOL008W); ancestral locus Anc_6.36) — MSLVFIRHSIVVSRRQLVFVTPKGRRPLFSWENKSDKIKEQRYIIDKTLNAEPKQIYDVVSEVSKYQDFIPYCTESFVSERDPIGGTPTKAGLRVGFQQYDEKFNCLVTCKDEANQGPNHYSVVADSISHNLFHVLYCKWTMRPHANRPHASQVELTLRFKFKSRLYNTVSSIFAKTVTELIMKAFDKRVFQVKKMESPSGLSASIKKSS; from the coding sequence ATGTCTCTGGTATTCATACGACATTCAATAGTAGTATCAAgaagacaattggtcttTGTCACTCCCAAGGGTAGGAGGCCACTGTTCAGCTGGGAAAACAAGTCTGATAAAATTAAAGAGCAGAGATACATCATAGATAAGACTCTAAATGCCGAGCCAAAGCAAATATACGATGTGGTATCAGAAGTGTCGAAATATCAAGACTTCATCCCATACTGTACGGAATCATTCGTGAGCGAGCGTGATCCAATTGGCGGCACACCAACTAAAGCAGGATTACGAGTTGGTTTCCAGCAgtatgatgaaaagttcaattgtCTCGTGACCTGCAAAGATGAAGCTAACCAAGGGCCAAATCACTACAGTGTAGTTGCCGATTCTATTTCACATAATCTATTTCATGTCCTATATTGCAAATGGACGATGAGACCCCACGCGAATAGACCCCATGCTTCTCAAGTTGAATTGACTCTTAGGTTCAAATTCAAGTCAAGGCTTTACAATACTGTATCGTcaatatttgcaaaaacCGTTACAGAGCTGATAATGAAAGCTTTCGATAAGAGAGTCTTtcaagtgaaaaaaatggaatcCCCGTCAGGTCTTTCAGcatcaataaaaaaaagctcATGA
- the AIM34 gene encoding Aim34p (similar to Saccharomyces cerevisiae YMR003W; ancestral locus Anc_6.35), protein MEILKSVASMKRSICSLARIGPRPTVVKRTLLSLTVTTPYASAGSLISPLHAVSLRLVHNTKKTDTTPLVTSERTTMAFHKMSLASLRNECRSRGLKISGKKAELVARVSSHHGFDQASTVSTKKAKIFTKKRAIHTPRRISSDIADLTAAPKMSARTMTYETIAAQKVGKDAAKLMKSITQRKVVTSTIVTNKTAKENGDEITAQDKIFFYGFVTIVGIWWCLQDFDGEKQ, encoded by the coding sequence ATGGAGATCCTAAAGTCCGTTGCAAGTATGAAAAGAAGTATATGTAGTTTGGCTAGGATAGGGCCAAGGCCCACAGTGGTAAAAAGGACTTTGCTGTCACTTACTGTTACGACCCCTTATGCAAGTGCAGGATCGCTAATATCTCCACTCCATGCGGTTTCACTGCGACTTGTTCACAATACGAAGAAGACAGATACTACACCATTGGTTACGTCTGAAAGAACAACGATGGCATTCCATAAGATGTCTCTGGCTTCTTTAAGGAATGAATGTCGTTCTAGGggcttgaaaatttcaggGAAAAAAGCAGAATTAGTAGCAAGAGTATCCTCACATCATGGATTCGATCAGGCGAGTACGGTTTCAACgaaaaaggcaaaaatCTTTACTAAGAAGCGAGCTATTCACACACCTAGAAGAATATCGAGTGATATTGCCGATCTTACAGCAGCGCCAAAAATGTCCGCACGTACAATGACATACGAAACTATAGCTGCTCAAAAGGTTGGAAAAGATGCCGCGAAGCTTATGAAAAGTATTACACAACGAAAAGTGGTTACCTCTACTATTGTCACGAATAAGACAGCGAAGGAAAATGGTGATGAGATAACTGCTCAGGataaaatattcttttatgGGTTTGTAACAATTGTGGGAATCTGGTGGTGtcttcaagattttgatgGTGAGAAGCAGTAG
- the MIX17 gene encoding Mix17p (similar to Saccharomyces cerevisiae MIC17 (YMR002W); ancestral locus Anc_6.34): MARSRGSSRPASRPMQSRSASTMAAPTRAPPQQSSSAYSHPPATAGAQPRQPGMFAQMASTAAGVAVGSAVGHTIGAGLTGMFSSSGSAPAEQQQQQQQLATTDSQGFNQNQAKACDTDARSFTRCLDENNGNFQICDFYLQQLKACQEAARQY; the protein is encoded by the coding sequence ATGGCACGTTCAAGAGGATCTTCAAGACCAGCTTCTAGACCTATGCAGAGTCGTTCTGCATCTACTATGGCCGCACCTACACGTGCTCCCCCACAACAGAGTTCATCTGCCTACTCTCATCCACCCGCCACCGCTGGAGCACAACCAAGACAACCTGGAATGTTTGCTCAAATGGCATCTACTGCTGCTGGTGTAGCAGTGGGAAGTGCTGTAGGTCATACTATCGGTGCCGGTCTTACCGGTATGTTTTCAAGTTCAGGGTCGGCTCCTGCAgagcagcagcagcagcaacaacagctTGCTACTACTGACTCACAAGGCTTTAATCAGAACCAGGCAAAGGCTTGTGATACGGATGCTAGAAGTTTCACACGTTGTTTGGATGAAAACAATGGCAATTTCCAGATCTGTGACTTTTACCTGCAACAATTGAAGGCATGTCAAGAAGCGGCACGTCAATATTAG
- the CSI2 gene encoding Csi2p (similar to Saccharomyces cerevisiae CSI2 (YOL007C); ancestral locus Anc_6.33): MNLLSIRKHGSVMWLIFLLTIVVGVLAAGDSTSTSVSQTSRSSNRSTGSASASSGASSSASSSSENTNSRTNASSRSNSSPSATTTRSMPSLRSTSSRSMPSLRTTSTNPSLTSRSSHTDSASSSSSFVPTFTPIVPNEEDNRYIYRASHAGGTVFIAVGSCLGFILLLVGLVVGIFTITSWYRARKEYKLKEIESKYQSDPFFFSQATDSGDNNSYSDNDDNSDISEKVLKTRNSRMTLHTLGSTSVFNLLNHDNKSSDVLDNSAQKQSHNKRQSMFISPTEILQNEGGNQSNIWSDSNFSSSRILDSADSTPREQVRTQFINNPSMSNLASNTPWKESISPREYIQNNSSLLRPDLTSSHGYSVDSGVQQRDASPKLKKNYRPPSVHLDTLLDGNYEQ, from the coding sequence ATGAACCTTTTGAGCATTAGAAAACATGGCTCAGTAATGTGgctgatttttcttctcacAATAGTGGTAGGAGTTCTTGCTGCTGGGGACTCGACGAGCACAAGTGTTAGTCAAACAAGTCGTAGCTCAAACAGAAGCACAGGAAGTGCAAGTGCTAGCTCCGGTGCCAGTTCCAGTGCCAGTTCCAGCTCTGAAAACACAAACTCTAGAACAAATGCGAGCTCCAGATCAAATTCAAGTCCTAGTGCAACCACGACTAGATCCATGCCATCTCTTAGATCCACTTCCAGCAGATCTATGCCGTCGCTTAGGACCACTTCCACGAACCCTAGTTTGACATCACGATCATCACATACAGATTCAGCGAgctcatcctcatcattcGTCCCCACTTTTACACCTATAGTTccaaatgaagaagataatCGATACATTTACCGTGCCAGTCATGCTGGCGGCACTGTGTTCATTGCAGTTGGTAGTTGTCTTGGCTTCATACTGCTGTTGGTTGGTCTTGTGGTGGGTATATTCACAATAACTTCGTGGTACCGAGCACGTAAAGAGTATAAGCTGAAAGAAATAGAGAGCAAGTATCAAAGtgatcctttttttttctcgcAGGCCACAGATTCTGGTGACAACAACAGCTATTCGGATAATGACGACAATAGTGACATCTCagaaaaagttttgaaaactaGAAATTCAAGAATGACACTTCACACCCTCGGTTCCACTtctgttttcaatttattgaatCATGACAACAAATCGAGCGACGTGCTTGACAATTCAGCACAAAAACAATCACATAATAAAAGACAATCCATGTTCATTTCCCCAACGGAAATATTACAAAACGAAGGTGGAAATCAGTCAAATATTTGGTCGGATAGTAACTTTAGTTCAAGTAGGATTTTAGATTCTGCAGATAGTACGCCAAGAGAGCAAGTGCGGACacaattcatcaataaCCCAAGCATGAGTAACTTGGCTTCAAACACACCTTGGAAAGAAAGCATTAGTCCAAGAGAATATATACAGAATAACTCATCGCTGTTACGTCCAGACTTGACGAGTTCACATGGATATTCTGTTGACAGTGGCGTGCAACAAAGGGATGCATCGCCaaagctgaagaaaaattacagACCGCCAAGTGTTCATTTAGACACTCTTCTTGATGGGAATTATGAACAGTGA